A region of Epinephelus fuscoguttatus linkage group LG1, E.fuscoguttatus.final_Chr_v1 DNA encodes the following proteins:
- the plch2b gene encoding 1-phosphatidylinositol 4,5-bisphosphate phosphodiesterase eta-2 codes for MNSTPAMPPLSPGLSGTPPLSSSSPKKTNFQSLGSLSSGMFSPSLAKGSSNQAREASSPLNSSTPSIMSSPKLWQKASISRLAEEFFWIGGSVVAQPKWRLGQIVERCMCTMQTGTQMTKMKGKKKGLVRFFYLDEHKSCIRWRPSRKHDKAKITIDSIHEVCEGKKSEIFRRYADNRFDPNCCFSIYYGDRVKSLDLVSTNAEEARTWITGLKYLMAGISDEDSLARSSLTWLQQTFSEADKNGDGTLSIGEVHQLLHKLNVNLPKQKVRQMFQEADTDENQGSLGFEEFCSFYKMISTRRDLYLIMISYSNQKEVLDLHDLARFLESEQKMRGLSKEYLADIVARFEPCPQNLQRMVLGIDGFTNFMRSPAGDIFNPEHNQVNQDMTQPLNNYFIATSHNTYLTGDQLLSQSRVEMYAYVLQAGCRCVEVDCWDGPDGEPIIHHGYTLTSKILFRDVIETIDKYAFTKSPYPVILSIENHCTVPQQKKMAQYLKEVLQDKLDLSSVNVHEIKKLPSPEILKGKILVKGKKLPANLDPSADEGDVSDEDTGDEEEEEDDDDDDDDDNVQEGNTITSANQTKKKRRFGRSIIRSFKRKRKKRFRAKNKASPDGKSDQSSTSRERTQIVYHPKKRKTMRLSRALSDLVKYTKSVRVHDIETQAFANSWQVSSLNETVMNQILQLKPAELVRFNQRQLIRVYPSNYRVDSSNFNPQPYWNAGCHMVALNYQTEGRMLELNRAKFSSNGNCGYILRPKCLCKSAFNPMLEDPLPGHRKTQLVLKIISGQQLPKPKDSMFGDRGEIIDPFVEVEIIGLNNDCSKQQTRVVDDNGFNPMWEETLVFNIQMPQMALVRFQVWDHDPIGRDFIGQRTVAFKSMMPGYRHVYLEGMAESSIFVHVAINDVTGKIKPANAVQAARKHIKKAAQKHMKGPQRQPSLDFSVQSSEDGRALFFRKDLDTISQDSRNGEMFPMVQGPAAKAAIHKGAMSEPVRRAHRVKIHEPPEMRRGIFSRMSSTDSHHMGAAPYAKADSFDLDTSPQSSCIDGFAPDSQNPIQEELESEPEESPESNCAEQEAVQTTEPKQPEQSEEPPEPEPDEAVATEPEPPTETQSHTDSLPQPRPRPRPVPQHLLQHEAICSPLIPPPSPARVRRTLEAPATPRPSTPVRTKVRSRSCPRKPTTSPQTPMVNRKSALHWQTQRTQSYGSYSGQIRPIPNGLCLSDSTSSSSDGSTDSLEFVPPCVPAGEEQREGTLQREMKALFDQRMSEIRCKSPLFPNDENTV; via the exons ATGAACAGCACCCCAGCGATGCCACCTCTGTCTCCAGGGCTGAGTGGCACCCCACCGCTCTCCTCGTCGTCACCCAAGAAGACCAATTTTCAGTCTTTAGGATCTCTGTCATCAGGGATGTTCTCCCCCTCGCTGGCTAAGGGCTCCTCTAATCAGGCCAGGGAGGCCTCAAGCCCCTTGAACTCGTCCACCCCGTCCATTATGAGCTCTCCAAAACTCTGGCAGAAAGCATCCATCTCTAGACTTGCTGAGGAGTTCTTCTGGATTGGGGGCAGTGTGGTGGCACAGCCAAAATGGAGACTGGGTCAGATAG TGGAGAGGTGTATGTGCACCATGCAGACTGGCACCCAGATGACCAAAATGAAGGGGAAGAAGAAAGGACTGGTCCGATTCTTCTACCTGGACGAGCACAAGTCCTGCATCCGGTGGCGGCCCTCCAGGAAACACGACAAAGCCAAAA TAACTATCGATTCCATCCACGAAGTCTGTGAGGGGAAGAAGTCAGAAATCTTCAGGCGCTACGCAGACAACCGCTTTGACCCAAACTGCTGCTTCAGTATTTACTACGGAGACCGTGTAAAGTCCCTGGACCTGGTCTCCACCAACGCAGAGGAGGCCCGCACCTGGATCACTGGGCTGAAATACCTAATGGCTGGCATCAGTGACGAGGACAGTCTGGCTCGGAG CAGCCTCACGTGGTTACAGCAGACTTTCTCCGAGGCCGACAAAAACGGAGATGGCACCTTGAGCATTGGAGAGGTTCACCAGCTGCTCCACAAACTCAATGTGAATCTACCCAAGCAGAAAGTCAGACAGATGTTCCAA GAAGCAGACACAGACGAGAACCAGGGCTCTTTGGGCTTTGAAGAGTTCTGTTCGTTCTACAAGATGATTTCCACACGCAGAGACCTCTACCTGATTATGATCTCCTACAGCAATCAGAAAGAAGTCCTGGATCTCCACGACCTCGCACGCTTTCTGGAAAGCGAACAGAAG ATGCGAGGTCTGTCCAAAGAGTATCTAGCCGACATCGTGGCCAGGTTTGAGCCATGTCCTCAGAACCTGCAGCGTATGGTGCTGGGTATCGATG GTTTCACCAACTTCATGAGGAGCCCCGCAGGTGATATCTTCAACCCCGAGCACAATCAGGTGAACCAGGACATGACGCAGCCTCTGAATAACTACTTCATTGCCACCTCACACAACACCTACCTGACCGGAGACCAGCTGCTCTCTCAGTCTCGAGTGGAAATGTATGCCTATGTTCTCCAGGCGGGCTGTCGCTGTGTGGAGG tggATTGCTGGGACGGGCCTGACGGGGAGCCTATTATTCATCATGGCTACACCTTGACATCTAAAATCCTCTTTAGAGACGTTATAGAGACAATTGACAAATATGCCTTCACAAAATCACC GTACCCAGTGATCTTGTCCATAGAGAACCACTGCACTGTGCCTCAGCAGAAAAAGATGGCTCAGTATCTGAAAGAAGTGCTACAGGACAAACTGGACCTGTCCAGTGTTAATGTGCATGAAATCAAGAAGCTGCCTTCCCCTGAGATCCTGAAAGGGAAAATTTTAGTAAAG ggaAAAAAGCTGCCAGCAAACCTTGATCCTAGTGCAGATGAGGGCGATGTGTCTGATGAGGATACTggggatgaggaagaggaggaagacgacgacgacgacgatgatgatgataatgtacAG GAGGGGAATACCATCACTTCGGCCAATCAAACCAAGAAGAAGAGACGATTTGGCAGATCAATTATCAGGAGCTTCAAACGAAAG aggaaaaagagaTTCCGAGCGAAAAATAAGGCGTCGCCTGATGGCAAGTCAGACCAGAGCAGCACCAGCAGGGAGAGGACACAAATTGTTTATCATCCCAA GAagaggaaaacaatgaggttgtCCCGCGCTCTGTCTGACCTGGTCAAGTACACAAAGTCTGTCCGTGTGCATGACATTGAAACACAAG CCTTTGCGAACAGTTGGCAGGTATCATCCCTCAACGAGACTGTCATGAACCAGATCTTACAGCTGAAGCCGGCGGAGTTGGTCCGTTTCAACCAGCGCCAACTTATAAGAGTCTACCCATCCAACTACAGAGTGGACTCAAGCAACTTTAACCCGCAGCCATACTGGAACGCAGGATGCCACATGG TTGCACTGAATTATCAGACAGAGGGCCGCATGCTGGAACTGAACCGAGCCAAGTTCTCAAGCAATGGAAACTGTGGATATATTCTGAGGCCtaagtgcttgtgtaaat CTGCCTTTAACCCCATGTTGGAGGATCCTCTGCCAGGACACAGAAAGACTCAGTTAGTGCTGAAGATCATCAGCGGACAGCAGCTTCCCAAACCCAAAGACTCCATGTTTGGGGACAGAGGAGAG ATCATCGATCCCTTTGTTGAGGTTGAGATAATCGGTCTAAATAATGATTGCTCCAAGCAGCAGACCAGGGTGGTGGATGATAACG GTTTCAACCCCATGTGGGAGGAGACCCTCGTCTTCAACATTCAAATGCCGCAGATGGCCCTAGTGCGTTTCCAAGTGTGGGATCACGATCCTATTGGGCGAGATTTCATTGGGCAGAGGACTGTTGCCTTCAAGAGTATGATGCCAG GTTATCGGCATGTGTACCTGGAGGGGATGGCAGAGTCATCCATCTTTGTTCATGTTGCCATCAATGATGTAACAGGAAAG ATCAAACCGGCAAATGCAGTGCAGGCGGCCAGAAAACACATAAAGAAAGCAGCCCAGAAGCACATGAAGGGTCCTCAAAGGCAGCCTTCTCTAGACTTCTCTGTCCAGTCCTCAGAAGACGGACGTGCTCTGTTCTTCCGCAAGGATCTGGATACCATTTCTCAGGACAGCAGGAATGGAGAAATGTTTCCTATGGTACAGGGCCCAGCAGCCAAGGCTGCCATCCACAAAGGGGCCATGAGTGAGCCAGTGAGGCGAGCTCACAGAGTTAAAATTCATGAACCACCGGAGATGAGGAGGGGGATCTTCAGCCGGATGTCTTCCACTGACTCCCACCACATGGGGGCTGCTCCCTATGCAAAAGCAGATAGCTTTGACCTTGACACCTCTCCCCAGTCCTCTTGTATTGATGGTTTTGCTCCTGACAGCCAAAATCCGATTCAAGAAGAGTTGGAGAGTGAACCTGAAGAATCACCAGAGTCAAACTGTGCTGAGCAGGAGGCAGTTCAGACAACTGAACCAAAGCAGCCTGAACAATCTGAGGAACCACCAGAACCAGAGCCAGATGAGGCTGTTGCCACTGAACCTGAGCCACCAACAGAAACTCAAAGTCATACAGATTCACTTCCTCAGCCTCGGCCTCGGCCCAGGCCCGTGCCACAGCATCTGCTCCAGCATGAAGCCATATGCTCTCCCCTTATCCCTCCACCGTCCCCTGCCAGGGTGAGACGGACCTTAGAGGCTCCAGCCACACCCCGACCGTCCACCCCTGTACGTACAAAGGTCCGCTCACGCAGTTGCCCTCGAAAACCGACTACCTCTCCTCAGACACCGATGGTGAACCGTAAGTCTGCTCTCCACTGGCAGACACAGCGAACACAAAGCTACGGCAGCTACAGCGGCCAGATAAGGCCCATCCCCAACGGCCTCTGCCTGTCTGACAGCACATCCAGCAGCAGCGACGGCAGCACAGACAGCCTGGAGTTTGTGCCCCCCTGTGTGCCAGCCGGGGAAGAGCAACGTGAGGGCACCCTGCAGAGGGAGATGAAGGCCCTCTTTGACCAGAGGATGAGCGAGATTCGCTGCAAATCGCCACTTTTTCCAAATG aTGAGAACACAGTTTAG